Proteins encoded within one genomic window of Panacibacter microcysteis:
- a CDS encoding class I SAM-dependent methyltransferase — protein sequence MNVQDAYDHWASQYDSNDNKTRDLEAVSLRETLGGIAFERCLEIGCGTGKNTAWLVTKASEIVAADLSAAMLLKAKEKISSSNVTFIQADITKPWTFTNKQFDLIGFSLILEHIEELGHIFKEVRRHLKHGGHLYISELHPFKQYTGSKARFETADGVQVVNCYNHNISDFTSLAVQNNLAIVTINEYFDNNDRTTLPRLFTMLCKAV from the coding sequence ATGAATGTTCAGGATGCTTATGATCATTGGGCTTCGCAATACGACAGCAATGACAATAAAACCCGGGACCTCGAAGCTGTTTCCCTGCGCGAAACACTTGGCGGCATTGCATTTGAGCGCTGCCTGGAAATTGGCTGCGGTACGGGAAAAAATACAGCATGGCTGGTTACAAAAGCTTCTGAAATAGTTGCCGCAGACCTTTCAGCAGCCATGTTGCTGAAGGCAAAGGAAAAGATCAGCAGCAGCAACGTAACTTTTATACAGGCTGATATTACCAAACCGTGGACCTTTACCAATAAACAGTTTGACCTTATTGGGTTTAGCCTTATACTCGAGCATATTGAAGAGCTGGGCCATATTTTTAAAGAAGTACGGAGGCATTTGAAACACGGCGGGCATCTTTACATCAGCGAGTTGCACCCGTTTAAACAATATACAGGCAGCAAGGCAAGGTTTGAAACAGCCGATGGTGTGCAGGTAGTAAACTGTTATAACCACAACATATCAGATTTTACCAGCCTTGCAGTACAAAACAATCTGGCTATTGTTACCATAAATGAGTATTTCGACAACAACGACCGCACTACCCTGCCGCGCCTCTTTACCATGCTTTGTAAAGCAGTATAA